One Xiphophorus hellerii strain 12219 chromosome 1, Xiphophorus_hellerii-4.1, whole genome shotgun sequence DNA segment encodes these proteins:
- the LOC116719395 gene encoding protein FAM107B isoform X1: MDGSGVKKKPGYGNHKREMPVGPLSLAHNSAVDGSGSEIIQVRKINGSSAETPSYQHLHRELLLSHKRGLLLEEKPELKRVLEQRRLELHREEEMAQRRPSDLETELRKRQQKLQEYEQEEIRQRENQNKIPEFVRVRENLRRTQTFNQP; encoded by the exons ATGGATGGATCAGGTGTTAAAAAA AAACCAGGATATGGAAATCACAAAAGAG AGATGCCCGTTGGACCTTTGTCTCTGGCTCATAATTCTGCAGTCGACGGCAGCGGATCTGAAATCATTCAGGTCAGAAAAATCAACGGCTCCTCAGCAGAGACGCCGAGCTACCAGCACCTCCACCgggagctgctgctcagccaCAAACG AGgcctgctgctggaggagaagcCAGAACTGAAGCGGGTTCTGGAGCAGCGCAGACTGGAGCTCCACAGGGAGGAGGAGATGGCCCAACGACGGCCCTCCGACCTGGAGACGGAGCTCCGAAAGAGGCAGCAGAAGCTACAAGAG TATGAGCAGGAGGAGATAAGGCAGCGGGAAAACCAGAACAAGATCCCAGAGTTTGTTCGCGTCAGAGAGAACCTGAGGCGCACGCAGACGTTCAATCAGCCCTGA
- the LOC116719395 gene encoding protein FAM107B isoform X2 yields MPVGPLSLAHNSAVDGSGSEIIQVRKINGSSAETPSYQHLHRELLLSHKRGLLLEEKPELKRVLEQRRLELHREEEMAQRRPSDLETELRKRQQKLQEYEQEEIRQRENQNKIPEFVRVRENLRRTQTFNQP; encoded by the exons ATGCCCGTTGGACCTTTGTCTCTGGCTCATAATTCTGCAGTCGACGGCAGCGGATCTGAAATCATTCAGGTCAGAAAAATCAACGGCTCCTCAGCAGAGACGCCGAGCTACCAGCACCTCCACCgggagctgctgctcagccaCAAACG AGgcctgctgctggaggagaagcCAGAACTGAAGCGGGTTCTGGAGCAGCGCAGACTGGAGCTCCACAGGGAGGAGGAGATGGCCCAACGACGGCCCTCCGACCTGGAGACGGAGCTCCGAAAGAGGCAGCAGAAGCTACAAGAG TATGAGCAGGAGGAGATAAGGCAGCGGGAAAACCAGAACAAGATCCCAGAGTTTGTTCGCGTCAGAGAGAACCTGAGGCGCACGCAGACGTTCAATCAGCCCTGA